One Bradyrhizobium manausense DNA segment encodes these proteins:
- a CDS encoding DUF6894 family protein: MRRFFFDLLVGNVVKIDPAGMVFAHAKATFAVADEMARHLFIWRDDLRDREAWIRVRDDGGHEIYRAVVWAESADRAGWDN; encoded by the coding sequence ATGCGCCGTTTCTTCTTCGATCTCCTGGTTGGCAATGTCGTCAAAATCGATCCGGCCGGCATGGTCTTCGCGCATGCCAAGGCAACGTTTGCGGTTGCCGACGAAATGGCGAGGCATCTGTTCATCTGGCGTGATGACCTGCGCGACCGTGAAGCCTGGATCCGCGTCAGGGACGACGGCGGACACGAGATTTATCGCGCCGTGGTTTGGGCCGAGAGTGCCGACAGGGCGGGCTGGGACAACTGA
- a CDS encoding helix-turn-helix transcriptional regulator → MHRSRKLPDLIERIYDAGLDPSLWNDVVVGIRDFVGGQACGLFSKDAISKFGITHYYCGADPHYIQLYSETHSRFDPLTVLPPHGQIVSIPELVNFDEYRRGRFYQEWMRPQGSSDAANVVLEKSNASCPVMMTVLSGRRMVDAAMKHRMSLIVPHATRALLVNRAISAKLTLATALADVLDNLSSGIFLLDSSCRLVHANASGHALLAADDVVRIVAGQLVTSGTEASQTLREAFAARGEATPLAATGHAISLLSPKGERYVAHILPLCSVLRNGGERPQDAVGALLLRKVTLGGQSYGELIARTFDLTPAELRVLLSIVEVGGVPETANALGIAETTVKTHLHRVFAKTGVSRQADLVKLAAGFSDPLVH, encoded by the coding sequence ATGCATCGATCGCGGAAGCTGCCCGACCTCATCGAACGGATTTATGATGCCGGGCTCGATCCGTCGTTGTGGAACGATGTCGTCGTAGGTATCCGCGATTTCGTCGGCGGTCAGGCCTGCGGGTTGTTTTCCAAGGATGCGATCAGCAAGTTCGGGATCACGCATTATTATTGCGGGGCCGATCCGCACTATATCCAGCTTTATTCCGAGACCCATTCCCGGTTCGATCCCCTGACGGTCCTGCCGCCGCACGGCCAGATCGTCAGCATCCCCGAACTCGTCAATTTCGACGAATATCGCCGCGGGCGGTTCTATCAGGAATGGATGCGGCCGCAGGGCAGCAGCGACGCCGCCAATGTCGTGCTCGAGAAGTCGAATGCGAGCTGCCCGGTGATGATGACGGTGTTGTCGGGCCGGCGCATGGTTGATGCGGCCATGAAGCACCGGATGTCGCTGATCGTGCCGCACGCCACTCGCGCACTGCTCGTCAACCGTGCCATCAGCGCGAAGCTGACGCTGGCGACGGCCCTGGCGGACGTGCTGGACAATCTGTCGTCGGGGATCTTCCTGCTCGATTCTTCGTGCCGCCTTGTGCACGCCAATGCCAGCGGTCATGCGCTGCTGGCGGCCGATGACGTGGTCCGCATCGTTGCCGGCCAACTGGTTACCAGCGGGACCGAGGCCAGCCAGACGCTGCGCGAAGCCTTTGCGGCCCGCGGCGAGGCCACTCCGCTTGCTGCAACCGGGCATGCGATCTCGCTGCTTTCGCCCAAGGGCGAGCGTTATGTCGCGCACATCCTGCCACTTTGCTCGGTGCTGCGGAACGGCGGTGAGCGGCCACAGGATGCCGTCGGCGCGCTGCTGTTGCGCAAGGTCACGCTGGGCGGGCAGTCCTATGGCGAACTGATCGCGCGGACCTTCGACCTGACGCCTGCAGAACTGCGTGTGTTGCTGTCGATCGTGGAGGTCGGTGGCGTGCCGGAAACGGCGAATGCGCTCGGGATCGCCGAGACGACGGTGAAGACGCATCTGCATCGCGTCTTCGCCAAGACGGGCGTTTCGCGCCAGGCCGATCTGGTCAAGCTCGCGGCTGGATTTTCCGACCCGCTCGTCCACTGA
- a CDS encoding efflux RND transporter permease subunit — protein sequence MNLSKFFIDRPIFAGVLSVLIFLAGLISLFAMPISEYPDVVPPSVLVRATYPGANPKVIAETVATPIEEQINGVEGMLYMSSQATTDGAMTLTVTFRLGTDPDKATQLVQNRVQQAEPRLPAVVRQLGIITKKSSPDLTMVVHLLSPNNRYDMTYLRNYAVLNVKDRLARIDGVGDVQLYGAGDYSMRVWVDPQKAAEHGLTASDIVKAIQAQNVEAAAGVVGSSPNVKGIDLQLSVNAEGRLANEEQFGDIVVKTGSKGEVVRLRDVARIELGASEYGLRSLLDNKQAVAIPIFQAPGSNALEISDHVRATMAEIKKNMPEGVSYQIVYDPTQFVRSSIEAVIHTLLEAIALVVLVVILFLQTWRASIIPLLAVPVSIVGTFAVMHVFGFSINALSLFGLVLAIGIVVDDAIVVVENVERNIEGGLSPRDATYQAMREVSGPIIAIAMVLIAVFVPLAFISGLTGQFYKQFALTIAISTVISAVNSLTLSPALSALLLKGHDEPKDRLTIILEKALGWFFRGFNKAFTRSSENYSGTVTKVISAKAAVMGLYVVLVGITAFLFQQVPSGFVPGQDKQYLVGFARLPDGATLDRTEEVIRKMSDIALTQPGVESSVAFPGLSISGFTNSSNAGIVFSTLKPFDERKGPALSGNAIAADLNKKYAGIQEAFIAMFPPPPVNGLGTIGGFKLQIEDRAGLGYEALNDATKAFMTAMQKAPEIAGVFSSFQVNVPQLFADIDRTKALQLGVPVTEVFNTLQIYLGSYYVNDFNKFGRTYSVYVQADAPFRARADDIRQLKVRSSSGDMVPLSALMTIRQSAGPERAIRYNGFLSSDINAAAAPGYSSGQAQEAATRIAAETLPPGFAFEWTDLTYQEFIAGNSGLWVFPLAILLVFLVLAALYESLTLPLSIIMIVPMGLLAAMFGVWLSKGDNNVFTQIGLIVLVGLSAKNAILIVEFARELEFAGRTPIRAAIEASRLRLRPILMTSMAFIMGVLPLVLSTGAGSEMRRAMGVAVFSGMIGVTVFGLFLTPVFYVLLRTVTGMKPLVHHTSDISAAPVQGAHEGQGH from the coding sequence ATGAATCTCTCAAAATTCTTCATCGATCGTCCGATTTTCGCAGGCGTGCTGTCGGTGCTGATCTTCCTCGCCGGACTGATCTCGCTGTTTGCGATGCCGATCTCGGAATATCCTGATGTCGTGCCGCCTTCAGTGCTGGTGCGCGCGACCTATCCCGGCGCCAATCCCAAGGTGATCGCGGAGACGGTGGCTACTCCCATCGAAGAGCAGATCAACGGCGTCGAGGGCATGCTCTACATGTCGAGCCAGGCGACCACCGACGGCGCCATGACGCTGACGGTGACGTTCCGGCTCGGCACCGACCCCGACAAGGCGACACAACTGGTGCAGAACCGCGTGCAGCAGGCGGAGCCGCGCCTGCCGGCCGTTGTGCGCCAACTCGGCATCATCACCAAGAAGTCGTCCCCCGACCTCACCATGGTCGTGCATCTGTTGTCGCCGAACAATCGCTACGACATGACGTATTTGCGCAACTACGCGGTGCTTAATGTCAAGGATCGCCTGGCGCGGATCGACGGTGTCGGCGACGTCCAGCTCTACGGGGCCGGTGACTATTCGATGCGCGTCTGGGTCGATCCGCAGAAGGCGGCCGAACATGGCCTGACGGCCAGCGACATCGTCAAGGCAATTCAGGCGCAGAACGTCGAGGCCGCCGCCGGTGTGGTCGGCTCATCGCCCAACGTCAAGGGCATCGACCTGCAACTGTCGGTCAACGCCGAGGGACGTCTCGCCAACGAGGAGCAGTTCGGCGACATCGTGGTCAAGACCGGGTCGAAGGGTGAAGTGGTGCGGCTGCGCGACGTCGCACGCATCGAGCTTGGTGCGTCCGAATATGGCCTGCGCTCGTTGCTCGACAACAAGCAGGCGGTGGCGATCCCGATCTTCCAGGCGCCCGGCTCCAACGCGCTCGAGATCTCCGACCACGTCCGCGCCACCATGGCTGAGATCAAGAAGAACATGCCGGAGGGCGTGTCCTACCAGATCGTCTACGATCCGACACAGTTCGTGCGTTCGTCGATCGAAGCGGTCATCCACACCCTGCTGGAGGCGATCGCACTGGTGGTGCTGGTGGTGATCCTGTTTCTGCAGACCTGGCGCGCCTCGATCATTCCGTTGCTGGCGGTGCCGGTGTCGATCGTCGGCACCTTTGCGGTGATGCACGTGTTCGGCTTTTCCATCAACGCGCTCAGTCTGTTCGGCCTGGTGCTCGCGATCGGCATCGTCGTCGACGACGCCATCGTCGTGGTCGAGAACGTCGAGCGCAATATCGAGGGCGGCCTATCGCCGCGCGATGCGACCTATCAGGCGATGCGCGAGGTCTCGGGACCGATCATCGCCATTGCGATGGTGCTGATCGCGGTGTTCGTGCCGCTCGCCTTCATCTCCGGCCTCACCGGGCAATTCTACAAGCAGTTCGCGCTGACGATCGCGATCTCGACGGTGATCTCGGCTGTCAATTCGCTGACGCTGTCGCCGGCTCTCTCCGCCTTGCTGCTCAAGGGGCATGACGAACCGAAGGACCGACTGACCATCATCCTCGAAAAGGCGCTTGGCTGGTTCTTCCGCGGCTTCAACAAGGCGTTCACGCGGTCGTCCGAGAACTACAGTGGCACCGTCACCAAGGTGATCTCGGCCAAGGCCGCGGTGATGGGTCTCTATGTGGTGCTGGTCGGCATCACGGCTTTCCTTTTCCAGCAGGTGCCGAGCGGCTTCGTGCCAGGCCAGGACAAGCAATATCTGGTCGGATTCGCCCGCCTGCCCGATGGTGCCACGCTCGACCGCACCGAAGAAGTGATCCGCAAGATGAGCGACATCGCGCTGACCCAGCCCGGTGTCGAGAGCTCGGTCGCCTTCCCCGGTCTGTCGATCTCGGGCTTCACCAACTCGTCGAACGCCGGCATCGTGTTCTCGACGCTGAAACCGTTCGACGAGCGCAAAGGTCCGGCGCTGAGCGGGAATGCCATCGCCGCCGACCTCAACAAGAAGTATGCCGGCATCCAGGAAGCCTTCATCGCGATGTTCCCGCCGCCGCCGGTCAATGGCCTCGGCACCATCGGCGGCTTCAAGCTGCAGATCGAGGACCGTGCTGGTCTGGGCTACGAGGCCCTGAACGATGCGACCAAGGCGTTCATGACAGCGATGCAGAAGGCGCCGGAGATCGCCGGGGTGTTCTCGAGCTTCCAGGTCAACGTGCCCCAGTTGTTCGCCGACATCGACCGCACCAAGGCGCTTCAGCTGGGCGTGCCCGTGACCGAGGTGTTCAACACGCTCCAGATCTATCTCGGCTCCTACTACGTCAACGACTTCAACAAGTTTGGCCGCACCTATTCCGTCTACGTTCAGGCCGATGCGCCGTTCCGTGCCCGTGCAGACGACATCAGGCAGCTGAAGGTGCGCTCATCCTCAGGCGACATGGTGCCGCTGTCGGCGCTGATGACGATCCGCCAGAGCGCCGGTCCGGAGCGTGCGATCCGCTACAACGGCTTCCTGTCGTCCGACATCAATGCGGCGGCGGCACCCGGCTATTCCTCCGGCCAGGCGCAGGAGGCGGCAACGCGGATCGCGGCGGAGACGCTGCCGCCCGGATTTGCCTTCGAATGGACCGACCTGACCTATCAGGAGTTCATTGCCGGCAATTCCGGCCTCTGGGTGTTCCCGCTGGCGATCCTCCTGGTGTTCCTGGTGCTGGCCGCGCTCTACGAGAGCCTCACCCTGCCGCTCTCGATCATCATGATCGTGCCGATGGGCTTGCTTGCGGCGATGTTCGGCGTCTGGCTCTCCAAGGGCGACAACAACGTCTTCACCCAGATCGGCTTGATTGTTCTCGTCGGCCTCTCCGCCAAGAACGCGATCCTGATCGTGGAATTCGCGCGCGAACTCGAATTCGCCGGCCGCACGCCGATCCGGGCCGCGATCGAGGCGAGCCGGTTGCGGCTGCGACCGATCCTGATGACGTCGATGGCGTTCATTATGGGCGTGCTGCCGCTGGTGCTCTCGACCGGTGCCGGTTCGGAGATGCGGCGCGCGATGGGCGTGGCCGTGTTCTCCGGCATGATCGGCGTCACGGTGTTCGGCCTGTTTCTGACGCCGGTCTTCTATGTGTTGCTGCGGACCGTCACCGGCATGAAACCGCTGGTGCATCATACCAGCGACATAAGTGCGGCACCGGTCCAAGGGGCTCACGAAGGCCAGGGGCATTGA
- a CDS encoding efflux RND transporter periplasmic adaptor subunit, whose translation MPPSQNTSRPGRIRRLLGGVAVVGALAAAGSIATGHYFRSAQATATAAAAEQAVSVTVAMIEPKQTVLWDDFSGRLEAIQRVELRPRVAGAILSTNFTEGALVKAGDILFKIDPAPYEAEVDKANAQLEAAKARVVFTQSELERGAQLVGNAVVTRRDYDQRDNANREAIANVKAAEATLQTAKLNLDYTEVRAPVDGRVGKIEITVGNLVAAGTASPVLTSLVSVNPIYASFDADEEVVLRALNSIADSTGKRGNLDQIPVEMATSGGLSAKGHIQLIDNQVNGQSGTIRVRAVFPNADGRLIPGQFARVRMGQPKQQTLVMIDERAIGTDQDKKFVMAVGDDSRAVYRPITLGGSVDGLRIVTAGLKTGDRIVVNGLQRVRPGALLKTEVAAMGARGQQASNHSNQDVVQR comes from the coding sequence ATGCCCCCCTCCCAAAATACCTCTCGCCCCGGCCGTATCCGCCGCCTTCTCGGCGGTGTTGCCGTCGTGGGCGCCCTCGCCGCAGCCGGCTCGATCGCGACGGGTCACTATTTCCGTTCGGCCCAGGCGACGGCCACGGCGGCCGCGGCTGAACAGGCCGTATCCGTGACGGTCGCGATGATCGAACCGAAGCAGACCGTGCTGTGGGACGATTTCTCCGGCCGGCTCGAAGCCATCCAACGCGTCGAGCTTCGACCGCGCGTTGCCGGCGCGATCCTGTCGACCAACTTTACGGAAGGCGCGCTGGTGAAAGCGGGTGACATCCTGTTCAAGATCGATCCTGCGCCTTACGAGGCGGAGGTCGACAAGGCCAATGCGCAGCTCGAAGCCGCGAAGGCGCGTGTGGTGTTCACTCAGAGCGAACTCGAACGCGGAGCGCAGCTGGTCGGCAACGCCGTCGTCACCCGCCGCGACTACGACCAGCGTGACAACGCCAATCGTGAAGCCATCGCCAACGTGAAGGCGGCCGAAGCGACATTGCAGACTGCAAAGCTCAATCTCGACTACACCGAGGTTCGCGCGCCCGTGGACGGCCGCGTCGGCAAGATCGAGATCACCGTCGGCAACCTCGTTGCCGCCGGAACTGCCTCCCCGGTCCTGACTTCGCTGGTCTCGGTCAATCCGATCTACGCCTCGTTCGATGCCGATGAAGAGGTCGTGCTGCGCGCGCTGAACTCGATCGCAGATAGCACCGGCAAGCGCGGCAATCTCGACCAGATCCCGGTGGAGATGGCGACGTCCGGCGGGCTCTCCGCGAAGGGCCACATCCAGCTCATCGACAATCAGGTCAACGGCCAGAGCGGCACCATCCGTGTCCGCGCGGTATTCCCGAATGCGGACGGGCGTCTGATCCCCGGCCAATTCGCCCGCGTGCGCATGGGTCAGCCGAAGCAGCAGACGCTGGTGATGATCGACGAGCGCGCGATCGGTACCGACCAGGACAAGAAGTTCGTGATGGCTGTTGGTGACGACAGCCGTGCGGTCTACCGGCCGATCACGCTTGGTGGCTCCGTCGACGGCCTGCGCATCGTCACGGCCGGCCTGAAGACCGGCGACCGCATCGTCGTCAACGGCCTGCAGCGCGTGCGTCCCGGCGCACTCCTCAAGACCGAGGTCGCGGCGATGGGTGCGCGCGGACAGCAGGCCTCCAACCACAGCAACCAGGACGTGGTGCAACGCTAG
- a CDS encoding TetR/AcrR family transcriptional regulator: MGMGRPREFDAEVALDQAMEVFWRHGYEGATIAQLTEAMGINPPSLYACFGNKEGLLKAALDRYTKLRGAWMDEVVAAPTARDVAERMLMGIADKQTDPANPPGCLLVQGGIACGTGSESVPFELAARRAQNEDQLRDRFVRAKAEGDLKRTSDPAALARYVSAVSVGMGVMASSGSDREALRQVAIVAVQAVEAQSADRT; the protein is encoded by the coding sequence ATGGGCATGGGACGCCCCCGCGAATTCGACGCTGAGGTCGCGTTGGATCAGGCGATGGAAGTGTTTTGGCGCCATGGCTATGAGGGCGCCACGATTGCCCAGCTCACCGAGGCCATGGGCATCAACCCACCGAGCCTCTATGCCTGCTTCGGCAACAAGGAAGGCCTGCTGAAGGCCGCCCTCGACCGCTACACCAAGTTGCGCGGCGCCTGGATGGACGAGGTGGTGGCGGCACCAACCGCCCGCGACGTCGCCGAGCGGATGCTGATGGGCATCGCCGACAAGCAGACTGATCCCGCCAATCCGCCCGGCTGTCTCCTGGTGCAAGGCGGCATCGCCTGCGGCACTGGGTCGGAAAGTGTCCCCTTCGAGCTCGCGGCTCGCCGAGCCCAGAACGAAGACCAGCTTCGCGATCGCTTCGTGCGCGCCAAGGCCGAAGGCGATCTCAAGCGCACCTCGGATCCCGCAGCGCTCGCGCGCTATGTCTCGGCCGTCTCGGTCGGCATGGGCGTGATGGCGTCTTCGGGTTCGGACCGCGAAGCGTTGCGGCAGGTGGCGATCGTGGCCGTGCAGGCGGTCGAGGCACAGTCGGCTGACCGAACGTAA
- a CDS encoding amidase, translating to MQRDAADLSYGSIGELLSALYARKVSASELLDHTIARIEALDGPINAVIVRDLDRAREAARAADAALGRGERLPLLGIPVTLKEPFNVAGLPTTWGFPQFRDFQPDEDALLVARLKAAGAIIIGKTNIPIGLRDFQSYNEIYGATNNPWDLGRSPGGSSGGCGAALAAGFGPLSIGSDIGGSIRVPSHFCGVFGHKPSLGLVPLRGYGLPPARPVPGQGDLAVVGPMARTAADLALSLDVIAGPDETRDGIGYRLALPAPRHDQLGGFRILVIDSHPLMPTGDAVRSAIGRLAERLGKSGARVARASTSLPDLADSARLYMRLLNGARSPRLTPAALAEAQGVATALSPDDRSLQAERARGWGMIHRDWLAADATRLQLQQKWHELFQEFDVVIYPAAAVPAFPHDHSEPFDARQLDIDGMRYNYSDACFIWADPASTCGLPATAVPIERTSSGLPIGVQIIGPFLEDRTTIALAGLIEREFGGFVPPPSLSSK from the coding sequence ATGCAACGAGACGCCGCTGACTTGTCCTACGGCTCGATCGGCGAGCTGCTGAGCGCCCTTTACGCGCGCAAGGTGTCGGCATCGGAATTGCTCGATCATACGATCGCGCGCATCGAGGCCCTGGATGGGCCAATCAACGCGGTCATCGTCCGCGATTTGGACCGCGCCAGAGAGGCCGCGCGCGCAGCCGACGCCGCGCTCGGCCGCGGCGAACGGTTGCCGTTGCTCGGCATCCCCGTCACCTTGAAGGAGCCATTCAACGTCGCCGGCCTGCCGACGACGTGGGGATTCCCGCAATTCAGGGACTTCCAGCCTGACGAAGATGCCCTCCTCGTCGCGCGACTAAAGGCGGCGGGTGCCATCATCATCGGCAAGACCAATATCCCGATCGGCTTGCGGGATTTCCAGAGCTACAACGAGATCTACGGGGCGACGAACAATCCGTGGGATCTCGGCCGCTCGCCCGGCGGCTCCTCGGGCGGATGCGGCGCGGCACTCGCCGCGGGTTTCGGTCCGCTCTCGATCGGCTCGGATATCGGCGGCTCGATCAGGGTGCCCTCGCATTTCTGCGGCGTGTTCGGACACAAGCCGAGCCTCGGCCTGGTGCCGCTGCGTGGATACGGCCTGCCGCCGGCACGCCCCGTTCCTGGCCAGGGCGATCTGGCTGTTGTCGGGCCGATGGCGCGCACCGCAGCGGACCTCGCTCTGTCGCTCGACGTGATTGCCGGCCCCGATGAGACCCGCGACGGGATCGGCTATCGCCTTGCATTGCCCGCCCCGCGTCATGACCAACTCGGGGGATTCAGGATCCTCGTGATCGATAGCCATCCGCTGATGCCGACGGGTGACGCGGTGCGTTCGGCCATCGGGCGATTGGCCGAGCGGCTCGGCAAATCCGGCGCGCGGGTCGCGCGCGCGAGCACGTCGCTGCCCGATCTTGCCGACTCCGCGCGGCTCTACATGAGGTTGTTGAACGGCGCGAGAAGCCCACGTCTGACTCCGGCCGCACTCGCGGAAGCGCAAGGCGTGGCCACAGCACTCTCGCCCGATGACCGCAGCCTGCAAGCCGAGCGCGCACGCGGCTGGGGCATGATCCATCGTGATTGGCTGGCAGCCGATGCGACCCGCCTGCAGCTGCAACAGAAGTGGCACGAGCTGTTCCAGGAGTTCGACGTGGTGATTTACCCGGCCGCGGCCGTGCCGGCCTTTCCACACGACCATTCCGAGCCGTTCGACGCGCGCCAGCTCGACATCGATGGAATGCGCTACAACTACTCCGATGCGTGCTTCATCTGGGCAGATCCGGCCTCGACCTGCGGACTGCCGGCGACCGCCGTTCCGATCGAGCGCACCTCGTCGGGACTGCCGATCGGCGTGCAGATCATCGGACCGTTTCTCGAAGACCGCACGACGATTGCGCTGGCTGGGTTGATCGAACGCGAGTTCGGGGGCTTCGTCCCGCCGCCGTCGCTATCGTCAAAATAA
- the rnz gene encoding ribonuclease Z, with translation MFALTFLGTSASVPSAERNHPALLLEVAGERMLIDCGEGTQRQLLRSGAGFRRLDRILLTHGHLDHVLGIPGLFSTLGLRQTSETMTIHGGPATLDLVVRMLAGLWGAGRAPISVQFTPLAAGLVADAGDFTIDCFPVRHRDTDSFGFSFQSPARRHLLPDRLSALGVPNGPARGELAAGRPITDEGGRTIDPDDVLGPPSGGKKLVVIGDTETTDGLSNHVADADLLVIEATFLDRDAPTARDYGHLTAAEAARFAAANNVRQLVLTHLSGRYEDDEILAEAAKIFPSVRIAADFDRIAV, from the coding sequence ATGTTCGCCCTGACATTTCTCGGCACCTCCGCCAGCGTTCCATCTGCAGAGCGCAACCATCCCGCGCTCCTCCTGGAGGTCGCAGGCGAGCGCATGCTGATCGATTGCGGCGAGGGGACGCAGCGCCAGTTGCTGCGCAGTGGCGCCGGCTTTCGGCGGCTCGATCGCATTCTGTTGACGCACGGACATCTCGATCATGTGCTGGGCATCCCCGGCCTGTTCTCAACATTGGGGCTACGGCAGACCTCCGAAACGATGACCATTCATGGCGGCCCCGCCACGCTGGATCTTGTCGTTCGCATGCTGGCAGGCCTATGGGGCGCGGGAAGGGCGCCGATCTCCGTACAATTCACGCCGCTCGCTGCAGGGCTGGTCGCCGACGCCGGCGATTTTACGATCGATTGTTTTCCGGTCCGCCACCGCGACACCGACAGCTTTGGATTCTCTTTCCAGAGTCCCGCGCGCCGCCACCTCTTGCCTGATCGCCTGTCCGCGCTTGGCGTGCCCAATGGTCCCGCGCGCGGCGAACTGGCTGCAGGGCGGCCTATCACTGATGAAGGCGGCCGGACGATCGACCCGGACGATGTTCTGGGGCCACCGAGCGGCGGCAAGAAGCTGGTCGTGATCGGCGATACCGAGACCACCGACGGACTCTCCAATCACGTCGCGGATGCCGACCTGCTGGTGATCGAGGCGACGTTCCTGGATCGCGACGCGCCGACCGCGCGCGACTACGGCCATCTCACCGCGGCAGAGGCGGCCCGGTTCGCGGCCGCAAATAACGTCCGGCAGCTGGTGCTCACGCATCTGTCCGGCCGCTATGAGGACGATGAGATCCTGGCCGAGGCGGCAAAGATTTTTCCGAGCGTGCGGATCGCCGCCGACTTCGATCGCATCGCTGTTTAG
- a CDS encoding IclR family transcriptional regulator: MAKGEKKAAKRGLEAPPNNAGDKNPKNYVASVGKAFAVLKSFTSEAFELTLSEVAARADLDRGTAFRLIQTLIELGYLQAVPQSRRFRLGVACLDLGYTVLSHGSLRTIVEPLLRDLVPEVGDAASLGILDGGDVIYLARVGAGLDRHKMDRRPGTRIPAYSAALGHAMLAQLQRDEQIQRLELRPRVKLSERTLTDLDALLARLDQVKKKGHAVSDGENAYGLRTLATPILDAQGFVIAGLSVTVDATRMDMPTFRDQALPRLMQLTSKVQDITIKSGMLS; encoded by the coding sequence ATGGCCAAGGGCGAAAAGAAGGCTGCAAAGCGCGGATTGGAAGCGCCCCCGAACAACGCCGGGGATAAGAACCCGAAGAATTATGTCGCGTCCGTCGGCAAGGCCTTCGCCGTGCTCAAGAGTTTCACCAGCGAGGCGTTCGAACTGACGCTGAGTGAAGTTGCCGCACGTGCCGATCTCGACCGCGGGACCGCGTTCCGGCTGATTCAGACCCTGATCGAACTCGGCTATCTCCAGGCGGTGCCGCAGAGTCGCCGGTTCCGCCTTGGCGTCGCCTGTCTCGACCTTGGTTACACCGTGCTGTCGCATGGATCGTTGCGCACCATCGTCGAGCCCTTGTTGCGCGACCTCGTGCCTGAGGTCGGCGATGCGGCCTCGCTCGGCATCCTCGATGGCGGTGACGTGATCTACCTCGCGCGCGTCGGCGCCGGCCTCGACCGGCACAAGATGGATCGCCGGCCGGGCACGCGCATCCCCGCCTACAGTGCCGCGCTCGGCCATGCCATGCTGGCGCAGCTTCAGCGCGACGAGCAGATCCAGCGGCTGGAGTTACGACCTCGCGTCAAACTATCGGAGCGAACGCTGACCGATCTCGATGCCCTGCTCGCGCGGCTCGATCAGGTGAAGAAGAAGGGCCATGCCGTCTCCGACGGCGAGAACGCCTATGGCCTGCGTACGCTGGCGACGCCGATTCTCGACGCGCAAGGTTTTGTGATCGCGGGGCTGAGCGTCACCGTGGACGCAACGCGCATGGATATGCCGACCTTTCGCGATCAGGCGCTGCCGAGGCTGATGCAGCTGACGAGCAAGGTGCAGGACATCACGATCAAGTCGGGCATGCTGAGCTGA
- a CDS encoding dihydrodipicolinate synthase family protein, with the protein MHPQSLHPHGVFSAALTPLDADLAPDHARFVAHCRYLLDEGCDAIAMLGTTGEANSFSVAERTALLEAVVAGGIKPNQLLPGTGVAAFTDTIALTRHALSVGVETVVMLPPFYYKNVSDDGVYAAYSEIIQRIGDAKLKIVLYHIPQMSMQPISHALIERLRKAYPSTVVGIKDSSGDFANMTAMVERFPGFSVLTGADPLLLPLLRKGGAGCITATSNLVARDLAYVFKHFRDSDDDASLKAAQGRIVKARELVSRFAQMPSLKALVAERTGHAGWERLRPPLETLPAAQRKELLASAAAFAAAA; encoded by the coding sequence CTGCACCCCCAGTCCCTGCACCCACATGGCGTGTTCTCCGCCGCGCTGACGCCGCTCGACGCCGACCTCGCGCCCGATCATGCGCGCTTCGTCGCGCATTGCCGCTATCTGCTGGACGAAGGCTGCGACGCGATCGCGATGCTTGGCACCACGGGGGAGGCAAACTCCTTCTCGGTCGCCGAGCGCACCGCGCTGCTGGAGGCCGTGGTCGCCGGCGGCATCAAGCCGAACCAATTGCTGCCGGGCACCGGCGTCGCCGCGTTCACCGACACCATCGCGCTGACGCGCCACGCGCTGTCGGTGGGTGTCGAGACCGTGGTGATGCTGCCGCCGTTCTACTACAAGAACGTCAGCGATGACGGCGTCTATGCCGCCTACAGCGAGATCATCCAGCGCATCGGCGATGCCAAGCTCAAGATCGTGCTCTACCACATCCCGCAGATGTCGATGCAGCCGATCTCGCATGCGCTGATCGAGCGGCTGCGCAAGGCCTATCCGTCGACCGTCGTCGGCATCAAGGACTCCTCAGGTGACTTTGCCAACATGACTGCGATGGTCGAGCGGTTCCCGGGCTTCTCGGTGCTGACTGGCGCCGATCCGTTGCTGCTGCCGCTGCTGCGCAAGGGCGGCGCGGGCTGCATCACCGCGACGTCGAACCTCGTCGCGCGCGATCTCGCCTATGTGTTCAAGCATTTCCGCGACAGCGACGACGATGCGTCGCTGAAGGCGGCGCAGGGACGCATCGTCAAGGCGCGCGAGCTGGTCTCGCGCTTTGCGCAGATGCCGTCCCTGAAGGCGTTGGTCGCCGAGCGCACCGGTCACGCCGGTTGGGAGCGCCTGCGGCCGCCACTGGAGACCCTGCCGGCAGCTCAACGAAAAGAACTGCTCGCGAGTGCAGCGGCTTTCGCTGCTGCTGCTTAG